Genomic window (Flavobacteriales bacterium):
CGTCGTCGTGGGGAGGAAGTAAGGCTTCCGGCATCAGGCGGTGGCCGTTTCCATGGTGGCGCCCTCTTCGTCCTCGAGCACGCCCGCGATCCCCGGTTTGATGTCCTTCACGCTCAGCTGCGTGGAAACCTTGCCCTGCCAGTGGTTCTGCTCGATCGCATAAAGCATGCTGAACGGCTCGCCGGAGCGCAGCAGGTCGAAGTGCTCGCCTTGGCGGAAGGCGATCGCATCCAGCTCGACCTTCGGAGACTTCGGATGGGCCACCTTGAATTTCAAATGGTCACCGCCGGTGCCGAGAAGTCGCACGTCCTTGGCGATCACGCCGCGCGTAAGGAACACCGGTTTCATGTTGCAGGGACCGAATGGCTCCATGCCATCAATACCGCGGATGAACGGCGGCTGGATCTCCGACAGGCCGATCTCCAGGTCCACCTCCTCCTCAGGGATGCGCATGGAAGGCTCAATTGTTTCACGCACTACTTCCTCAAATCGCAGGCGGAAGGCTTCCACGTTCTCCGGCTTCATGGTGAGGCCGGCCGCATACATGTGTCCGCCATATTGCTCCAGCAGATCGCTGCATGCCCCGATGGCGTCGTGGACGTTGAAGCCCTTCACGCTGCGCGCGCTGCCGCTCACCTTGCCGTTGCTCTCCGTGAGCACCACCGTGGGGCGATAGTGCTGTTCGATAAGCCGTGAGGCCACGATGCCCACCACGCCCTTGTGCCAGTTCGGGTTGAACACCACGGTGCTCCAGGATCCCTTCAGGAAGGCATCGGTCTCGAAGAGCTCAAGAGCTTCCTCCGTGATCGACTTGTCCAGGTCCTGCCGTGCGGAGTTGTTCCCGTCGACGCGTCGCCCGATGTTCTCCGCCTCATTGTCCGTCTTGGCCAGCAACAGTTCCACCGCTTGCTGCCCGTGCTCGATCCGCCCGGCCGCGTTGATCCGGGGGCCCAGCACAAAGACGAGGTCCATGATGGAAAGCCGGCGCTTGAAATTGGACATCCCCAGGATCGCCTTGATCCCCGGCCGGGGTTCCCTGTCGTTCAAGCCCTTCAACCCGAAATGGGCGAGGGTGCGGTTCTCCCCGTCCAGCGGCACGATGTCGCAACCTATGCTCACAGCCACCAGGTCCAGCAATTCCCCGACCTCACCGAACGGCATGTCGTTCTGCTGCGCGAAGGCCTGCATCAACTTGAAGCCGATGCCGCAACCGCTGAGTTCCTTGAACGGGTAGGCGCAATCGGAGCGCTTGGGGTCGAGCACGGCGACCGCATCCGGTATGGTTTCGCCAGGCAGGTGGTGGTCACAGATGATGAAGTCGATGCCTCTCTCATTGGCATAGGCCACCTTGTCCACGGACTTAATTCCACAGTCCAGCGCGATGATCAGCGATATGCCTTTCTCTGCGGCGCGATCGATGCCGAGCGAGGATATACCATAGCCTTCCGCATAGCGGTCGGGGATGTAGTACATGATGTCACCCGTGCAGCGCGATAGCACGCTGTAAACAAGGGCCACTGAAGTGGTGCCGTCCACATCGTAGTCGCCGTAGACCATGATGCCTTCCTTGTCGCGCAACGCCTGATTGATCCGTTCCACCGCACGGTCCATGTCCTTCATCAGGAAGGGGTCGTGCAGATGTTCAATGCGCGGGTGGTAAAAGCCCTTGGCCTCTGCGGGAGTGTGTATCCCCCGCTGTGCGAGCAGGGTCGCGAGCTCCGGCGTGCTGCGCGTGTGCGTCAGCCCGGCCACCACCTCCGGGTCCACCGGAGGCTTCAATCTCCATCGCTTGGTCATTGCGGACATGCGTGCAAGTTACCGTTGCCGGTGATTTCTACCGCAAAGGACGCGAAGAACACGAAGAGGTGCGCTGCTGGCGTCCGGTCTCCGTTACGGACAGGTGCTTCTCTCTGCGCTTAACGTTCCGCCCTTTCTTCGTGTACTTCGCGTCCTTCGTGGTAGTCCTTCAGAGGTCCTCCTTCATTCTGCGTTCAACGCCTTCGCCACCTCCGGTAATTCCGCAGCGGCCTTATCGCTCATTGTCGGGATCTGCGGGTCCATCGCCTCCAATTGTTCGCGCACTGCACGGCAAATGATGGCTCGCGTCTCCCACTGGTCGTCCGCCGGAACGATATACCATGGTGCATGGCTTGCGGATGTGGCGCAAATGGCCGCTTCGTAGGCCGCCATGTATTCATCCCAATGGCCCCGTTCCTTCACGTCGCCCATGCTGAATTTCCAGTTCTTTTCCGGGTCTTCGATGCGTTCCAAGAACCGCTCTTTCTGCGCTTCACGCCCCATGTGCAAGTAGAACTTCATAATGGTGGTGCCTTGGCGTGAAAGATGTTCCTCGAAGTTGCGGATGCTGGCGTAGCGCGCTTCCCAGAAGTCCTTGCCGGGGTCATTCCCAGAGGTGATGCCGGGGAGATGCTGGCCCACCAAGTATTCCGGATGCACTTTTACCACGAGCACCTCCTCGTAGTGGCTGCGGTTGTGGACGCCGAACATGCCCGTGGAAGGGGTGGCTTTCGCATGGCGCCAGAGGAAGTCATGGGCCAGCTCATCGGTGGTCGGCGCCTTGAAGCTGGTCACACGGCACCCTTGCGGATTCACATCGCCCAGTACCCGCGCGATGCAGCTGTCCTTTCCGGCGGCGTCCATCGCCTGGAAGATCAACAGCAGCGACCGGTTGTTCTCCGCGTACAGCTTGTCCTGCAATTTGCCGATCTGCTTCGCGTCCTGCTTCACGGAGTCCTTCAGGTCATCCTTTGTGAACGTTTTCACCAATTGCGTGGGATGGTCCGCCAGCTTGAACATGCTGCCAGCAGTAATGCGGAAGTCGTGGGGATCGATCATGATCTGCAAAGTAAGCGGGCGATCATCCTTTCGACGGCTACAACCCGTTGTTCCCCGCGGGGAACTATTCCCGGACAACGCGGAGCAGGTCGTCCTCCTTCAGCGAGGTCTTCAGCAACAGCGGTGTCCGTTTCAGTCCATTGCGTACTACGCAACTGGCGGTGTTGGGCGGTACGCGGCCCTCGTTGTGCGCGACGATCGTAATGGCATTCTCGCCCGGGAGCAGGTCCATGCGTACTTTTTTCCTTCGCTTGGTAAGGGCCATGCCGACATAGACGGGCCTATCGTTCAGGAACACCGAAATGGTGTCACCGTCCACTTCGGCATTGTCCCAGAAGAGCAGGCTGATGCGTGTGCGTTTGGTGTGGAAGGTGGCCACGCTGTCCGTTGTGCGGTCGGCATATTCCAGATCGGGCATGGGCCTGTTCAGGGGCTTCGGTTTTTTCTTTTTGAAGCCGTATTCAAAGCGGATCGCCACGCCGACATAGTTGCCCGTGCCCTGTGCCATGGCGCGGGAACCGGATGTGCGCAGGGTGGTGGTGATCGCATGCGGATCACCGAGGTTCAATTGGTATTTCAACAGCACTTCCGCACGGTGCCGGCCTATCCGTTTGGACAAGCCAACTTCCGGAGCGATGAACGGGAGGTAATGGTCCGAGGATCTTGACACCGCGTTCAGCGAGCCTTCCACGGTCTGTATCGAATCACCGTGATAGAAGGTGTTCCCAATGCCCAGTCCGAAGCTCCAGCTCATGTGATGCCGCTCAGAAAGCGGGAGCAGTTTGAAGAACCGACCCTCTGCGCGCCAACTGAGCAGGGTGATGCTATAGGATGCGTCCGTGTTGGAAAAGTTGTAATTGTCCGCTTGGTACCCGCCTTCCATGCCGATGCCCCAATTCTCCTTTCGCGTGACGGTGAGGCCCGTGTTGAGCGAGATCACAGGGCCGATGCTTTGTTGGAACTCCAGCCCCGAGAGGTTGTACAAATGCGCGAAGTTGACCCCCACGGTCACGGACAGCGGTACGCGGAAATGCCAATTGCGGTCCGGGAGGCCCTGTGCCCTCAAGGTCTGTGGAAGGAGCACCAACAGAAAGAGGAGGATGCGCATGGTTGGGACAGGCATGATCTTTCCGAAGTGTTCCGGCAAAAGAACGCCTTTGCGAAGGAACGGATCCCTTGGGTTTCAGGTGCCGGCGGGTCTGGCCGACCAACCGGACCGCCTTGTCAGGAGCATGCACCCTCCACTTTTCAACAAGAAGCAAAGGGGCTGCCTTCTTTTGAGACAGCCCCTTTGCGTTCTGATCGGACTTCGGCTCAGCGCCTCCGTCGAGGTGGCAGCCGGGACCTGGGGTCTACTTGATGATGCTCAACCGCTGCACGGTCTTCTTCCCGTTCACCGTAATGTTCACCATATAGACCCCGCTGGCGATGTCGCCCGGCAGGTCGAGGATGGTTGTGAAACGCTCCCCACTGTTGCCGAACTCCTTGGCGAAGACCTGCTTGCCGAAGATGTTCTGGATGTCCAGGATGATCCGCTCCGGTTCCAGTACCGTTTGTGCGATGCCGAAGGCTCACGCCGCCACCAGCCCCTCATGGATCGCCTTTGCCACGGCGGCGGTATTGTTGTTCACCTGCATCTTTTGGTAGATGCACTTCATGTGGCTGCGCACGGTCTCGAAGCTGATGCGGAGCTCCGCTGCGATCATCTTATAGCTCAGGCCGTCCACCAAGGCGCGCAGCACGTCCAGCTCACGCGGGCTGAGCCGATGTTCCTTGGCGACCGCGCATTCCGGGCGTAGCTGCACGGTGACGCGGCGGACTCCGGTCGCGGGCTTGCGGCCGTTGCGCAGCTCCTCCACGGTGCGCATCAGGTCTTCCTGGTTGTCGCCTTGCAGAATGTACCCGACGGTGCCGGCGTTCAACTTTTCGTCCGTGAGCTCGTTATCTCCCAGAACGGCAACGACCACCAATGTTCGTTGCGCGCGATCATTTGTTGTAGGAAGGTCCATGGCGGTGGGCTTTTCCTCTATATCGGGGAAAGCTGTAGGATGTGAACGATCCCGGACGGTCTTTTTTAAGGATCGTCCGGGAGCGTGTTGTTCAATTGGGCATCGAATGCACCCATGCGGAAGGTCA
Coding sequences:
- the recJ gene encoding single-stranded-DNA-specific exonuclease RecJ — protein: MTKRWRLKPPVDPEVVAGLTHTRSTPELATLLAQRGIHTPAEAKGFYHPRIEHLHDPFLMKDMDRAVERINQALRDKEGIMVYGDYDVDGTTSVALVYSVLSRCTGDIMYYIPDRYAEGYGISSLGIDRAAEKGISLIIALDCGIKSVDKVAYANERGIDFIICDHHLPGETIPDAVAVLDPKRSDCAYPFKELSGCGIGFKLMQAFAQQNDMPFGEVGELLDLVAVSIGCDIVPLDGENRTLAHFGLKGLNDREPRPGIKAILGMSNFKRRLSIMDLVFVLGPRINAAGRIEHGQQAVELLLAKTDNEAENIGRRVDGNNSARQDLDKSITEEALELFETDAFLKGSWSTVVFNPNWHKGVVGIVASRLIEQHYRPTVVLTESNGKVSGSARSVKGFNVHDAIGACSDLLEQYGGHMYAAGLTMKPENVEAFRLRFEEVVRETIEPSMRIPEEEVDLEIGLSEIQPPFIRGIDGMEPFGPCNMKPVFLTRGVIAKDVRLLGTGGDHLKFKVAHPKSPKVELDAIAFRQGEHFDLLRSGEPFSMLYAIEQNHWQGKVSTQLSVKDIKPGIAGVLEDEEGATMETATA
- a CDS encoding polyphosphate kinase 2 family protein, whose protein sequence is MIDPHDFRITAGSMFKLADHPTQLVKTFTKDDLKDSVKQDAKQIGKLQDKLYAENNRSLLLIFQAMDAAGKDSCIARVLGDVNPQGCRVTSFKAPTTDELAHDFLWRHAKATPSTGMFGVHNRSHYEEVLVVKVHPEYLVGQHLPGITSGNDPGKDFWEARYASIRNFEEHLSRQGTTIMKFYLHMGREAQKERFLERIEDPEKNWKFSMGDVKERGHWDEYMAAYEAAICATSASHAPWYIVPADDQWETRAIICRAVREQLEAMDPQIPTMSDKAAAELPEVAKALNAE
- a CDS encoding T9SS type A sorting domain-containing protein gives rise to the protein MAQTVLEPERIILDIQNIFGKQVFAKEFGNSGERFTTILDLPGDIASGVYMVNITVNGKKTVQRLSIIK
- a CDS encoding response regulator transcription factor codes for the protein MDLPTTNDRAQRTLVVVAVLGDNELTDEKLNAGTVGYILQGDNQEDLMRTVEELRNGRKPATGVRRVTVQLRPECAVAKEHRLSPRELDVLRALVDGLSYKMIAAELRISFETVRSHMKCIYQKMQVNNNTAAVAKAIHEGLVAA